One Bacillus sp. FJAT-52991 genomic region harbors:
- the gmk gene encoding guanylate kinase, with product MKEKGLLIVLSGPSGVGKGTVRKEIFSQSNLNFEYSISMTTRAPREGEVDGVDYFFKSREEFEQLISEGKLLEYAEFVGNYYGTPVDYVRETLDAGKDIFLEIEVQGAKQVREKFPEGLFIFLAPPSLSVLHSRITNRGTESEEVIQGRMEKARKEIEMMELYDYVVENDEVEKACSRIQSIIVAEHCRLERVQHRYKKMLESE from the coding sequence ATGAAAGAAAAAGGGTTGCTGATTGTCTTGTCAGGACCTTCAGGTGTGGGGAAAGGAACAGTCAGAAAAGAGATTTTTTCACAGTCTAATTTAAACTTTGAATATTCAATCTCAATGACCACTCGTGCTCCCCGCGAAGGAGAAGTAGATGGGGTGGATTATTTCTTTAAGTCGAGAGAGGAGTTTGAACAGCTAATCTCTGAAGGAAAGTTGCTTGAATATGCTGAGTTCGTTGGCAATTATTATGGAACGCCGGTTGACTATGTGCGTGAGACGTTAGATGCTGGGAAAGATATTTTCTTAGAAATTGAAGTGCAAGGGGCTAAACAAGTTCGTGAAAAGTTTCCGGAAGGTTTGTTTATTTTCTTAGCACCGCCAAGTCTTTCCGTTCTTCATAGCCGAATTACGAATCGCGGTACAGAAAGTGAGGAAGTCATTCAAGGACGCATGGAGAAAGCTCGCAAGGAAATTGAAATGATGGAGCTTTATGATTATGTCGTTGAAAATGATGAAGTAGAAAAGGCGTGCAGTCGCATTCAATCAATTATTGTTGCTGAACATTGTCGCCTTGAGCGAGTGCAGCACCGTTACAAAAAAATGTTGGAGAGTGAATAA
- the rpoZ gene encoding DNA-directed RNA polymerase subunit omega encodes MLYPSIDNLLTKIDSKYSLVSVAAKRARSLQENSSTQMLDSYVSHKFVGRALEEIYADKLSMKEKDVNETYSDEV; translated from the coding sequence ATGTTATACCCATCAATTGATAATCTTTTAACTAAAATTGATTCAAAATATTCGTTAGTCAGTGTGGCGGCTAAACGTGCCCGTAGCCTGCAAGAAAATAGCTCTACTCAAATGCTCGATTCTTATGTTTCTCACAAATTTGTAGGGAGAGCGTTAGAAGAAATTTATGCTGATAAATTGTCTATGAAAGAAAAGGATGTAAACGAAACATACTCTGACGAAGTTTAA
- the coaBC gene encoding bifunctional phosphopantothenoylcysteine decarboxylase/phosphopantothenate--cysteine ligase CoaBC — MLNGKKILLCVTGGIAVYKAAALTSKLTQAGALVKVLMSSSAQKFVTPLTFQALSRHDVYTDTFDEKQPEVIAHIDLADWADLVLVAPATANMIGKLANGLADEMISTTIIASTAPVWIAPAMNVHMYDHPAVKRNIDTLASFGYQFVEPSEGYLACGYVGKGRLEEPERIVALMDQFFYKKNSQPLKGKNVMITAGPTREAVDPVRFLTNHSSGKMGYALAEAARELGANVELISGPVSLPRPTGVQFTQIQSAEEMYQAVMKKFDAADIVIKTAAVADYRPKIVHSDKMKKKEGDLVLEMERTKDILKTLGQEKTHQLLIGFAAETDRVEEYAKRKLETKNADMIVANNVKAVGAGFGGETNIITIYKKDGSKKAFDLMTKKEAAYEILTEAVAELTKGEIECK, encoded by the coding sequence ATGTTAAATGGAAAGAAAATATTATTATGTGTGACCGGAGGAATTGCGGTTTATAAAGCAGCAGCTTTAACAAGCAAATTGACTCAGGCTGGGGCTTTAGTAAAGGTTCTTATGTCTTCTTCTGCTCAGAAATTTGTTACACCTCTTACATTTCAAGCATTATCTCGACATGATGTCTATACAGATACATTTGATGAAAAACAGCCAGAAGTCATTGCTCATATTGATTTAGCAGACTGGGCAGATTTAGTTTTAGTGGCACCGGCTACAGCGAATATGATTGGGAAGCTAGCGAATGGCTTGGCAGATGAGATGATTTCTACAACGATTATTGCCTCAACGGCTCCTGTTTGGATTGCTCCAGCAATGAATGTTCATATGTATGATCATCCCGCTGTCAAACGTAATATTGACACGTTAGCTAGTTTTGGTTACCAATTTGTTGAACCGAGCGAAGGGTATCTTGCTTGCGGTTATGTGGGGAAAGGACGTCTTGAAGAACCAGAGAGAATAGTTGCCTTAATGGACCAATTTTTTTATAAGAAAAATAGTCAGCCTTTAAAAGGGAAGAATGTGATGATCACAGCTGGGCCGACGAGAGAAGCGGTTGATCCCGTTCGTTTTTTAACGAATCATTCATCAGGAAAGATGGGCTATGCTCTGGCAGAAGCGGCTAGAGAGTTAGGAGCGAATGTGGAGTTAATTTCTGGGCCAGTTTCTCTTCCAAGGCCAACAGGGGTTCAATTCACTCAAATTCAAAGTGCAGAAGAGATGTATCAAGCCGTAATGAAGAAGTTCGATGCCGCAGATATTGTGATTAAAACGGCGGCGGTGGCCGATTACCGTCCAAAAATCGTTCATTCTGACAAAATGAAGAAAAAAGAAGGCGATCTCGTCCTTGAAATGGAGCGAACAAAAGATATTTTAAAAACATTAGGGCAAGAGAAAACTCATCAATTGCTGATTGGGTTTGCTGCTGAAACAGATCGCGTAGAAGAATATGCGAAGCGGAAGCTTGAAACGAAAAACGCGGACATGATCGTGGCCAACAATGTGAAAGCAGTAGGGGCTGGCTTTGGTGGTGAAACAAACATTATTACCATTTACAAAAAAGATGGCTCGAAAAAAGCTTTTGACTTGATGACGAAAAAAGAGGCAGCCTATGAGATTTTGACAGAGGCGGTTGCTGAATTAACAAAGGGTGAGATCGAATGCAAGTAG